GCTCGCGACGTCGACGAGCTGGGGGACGTCGATGGCGACGATCCGTCCGTCGTGGACGAGCAGGTTGTACGGCGAGAGGTCCCCGTGCGCGAAGCCGGCCCGGGCGAAGCCGATCACGATCTCGTGCACCTGCTCGAACAACGGCCACAGCGTGGCGCCGTCGTCCTTGACCTGGGCGAGACGTGGGGCGGCCTCGGTCCCGTGCCCGACGAACTCCATCAGGATCTCGGTGCCGCTGATCTGCACCGGGTACGGCACGGCGACGCCGAGGGCGTGCATGCGGCTCAGGGCGTCGAACTCGGCCGCCGCCCAGAGTCCGGCCTGCACCCGGCGCCCGTGGGCCGACCCGCGCGCCATCGCCCGGCCGTCGCGGGTGTTGCGCACGCGACGGCCCTCGCGGTACTCGGACGAGCGGTGGAAGTCGCTCTGCTCGGGCCCGCGGTACCGCTTCGCGGCCAGCAAGGAGGCGCGGGCTCCGTCACCGGCGCCCAGCACGACGTCCGCCGGCACGGCTCGGTCGATCAGGTGGACGTCGGCCTCCTTGCCGCTCTTGACGACGCCGAGCTCGGTGTCGATCGCGGCGGCGGAGGTGACGACCCAGGCGGGCCAGGGCCGGGGCCCGCGTTCGGTGGGGGTGGCGGCCGGCCAGGTGGACCAGCGCTGGTCGGCGTCGGGGTCGACGGTGGAGAAGGTGGGTACGACGAAATCGTCGGAGAAGGTCAAGCGGTGCTCCAGGGGAGGCGTGAGACCGGCCCGGCGGGCGCGACGAGCGTCGCGCGGCTGTCGCTACGGGCGGAGGGTCTCGGGGTGAGTGGGGTACGCGTGGTGTGCGTTGACGGCAGTCATGCTCATCACCCCTCTCGTGGAGCCTCTCGTGGCCCGGCCACCTCGTGGCCCTGGTCCGCTCACGGTACCGCCCCGCGCCTCCCCTGTCGACGGTCGTCCGGGCCCAAGAGGCCGACCGACGATCTCGCGAGTGGGCAGAAGGTGCTGCTTCGACTCCGACTAACAGCATCTTCTGCCCACTCGATCGGGTCACGAGAGACACCTACGCACGCGGGCGACGAGCTCGTCAGCCCGGCGGCCGCGGAGGTCGTCGTCCGTGCATCGGACGGTCCGCCACCCGGCGTCGGCAAAACGCTCGCGGCGGAGGATGTCGGTGCGGAACCTCCACGGGTCGCGGCGGTGTTCGTCGCCCTCGTACTCGACGGCGAGCTTGCACCACGCGTACCGGAGGTCGGGCTTGCCGAGATATCGCCCGGCCTGGTCGTACGTGCGGACGTTGATCTCGGGTTCAGGGAGCCCCGCCCGGGTCAGGAGCAGGCGGAGTTCGGTCTCCTTCGGCGACTCGACCCCTGGCCGCACGAGCTCGAAGGCCTCGCGCACACGGCCCACACCACGTCGACCCCGTGCAGACGCCACCGCGCGTCGGAGTTCGTCGACGGTGCGCTCCCGCGCCACGTCGTGCTCGGACCAGGAGCCGAGGAGCGCATCACCGGCACGGACGAGGTCGTCGACCGTCACCAGAGACCCGCTCTCCACCCAGGCGACGACAGGATCGTCGACCGGCAGACCGTCGGCCAGCAACCTGGGACGAGCTGACCCGGTCGATGCCGCACCCGCACTCGTCACACCCTGGACGTCGAGGGGCGACCGCGCCCGGTGCGTCACGACGCCCGGCCGACGTGGACCCCGTCCGTCGGTCGAGGTAACGTGCAGGGGTTCTCTGCCGTCGCGGACCCGCCACGGCACCGGGAGCCCCCAGAGACCCAGGGCCGTTACCCGGGAGAAACGCCAGTCGTCGAGCATCACCGGAAGCAACGCCCGGGCACTTGCCAGCAGGGCGGACTCTGGGTCGTACGGGTCGTACGGGTCATACGGGTCATACGGGTCATACGGGTCATACGGGTCATACGGGTCGTACGGGTCGTGCGGGTCGGAGCCCCGGCCGACGAGGCGCCGGACGCCGCGGTGCGGAGCCTCGAGGTCGGCTCCCCGGAGACGCCCTACCCCGAGACCTGCACGGCGGGCCTCGTCGACGGCGAAGGGGCGATCGGCAAGCGGGAGGGGGACGACGATGCGCGGCACCCATCGAGACTGACCGCTGGGACGCGGCCCGCGCCTCCTGAGGTCGTCACCTCGGGACAGGTGCGAGCACATCGGCCCTGGGGACCAGACGACCCACCGCCCGAGTGGGCAGAAGGTGCTGCTCCGTGCCCGCCGAAGAGCACCATCTGCCCACTCGGCAGAACTGGGCCCCGGCTGGCAGGACCGATCCATGACGAGTGGGCAGAAGATGCTGCTGGGCGACCCCGGAAGAGCAGTTTCTGCCCACTCGAGGGTCCGAGGCCGAGGAGGCGCGGTGCGAGAGACCACGCACGACCGGCGAGGCGGGCCGACACGAGGGGCAAGGGGCGAGGGGCACGGGCACGACGAAGGGCCGCCGCCCGGGATGACCCGGGGCGACGGCCCCTGCGTGGTGCGACGTGCGACCTACTGCAGGTACAGCTGCAGGTCCTGGCTGACGGCCTTCGCGAACATGCGGAGGCGTGCACGGCTCTCGACCCGCGACACCGCCTGGCGCGACGAGTGGACGCGCTTGGAGATCTCGTCGAGGGTCATCGGCTGGTCGTCGTCGAGGCCGAAGCGCATGCGGATCACGCGCGCCTCGTCCTCGGGCAGCGTCGCCACGAGGGCGTGCATGTCGCGGTTGAGCAGCGAGCTCTCGGTGGCCTGCGTGGGCGACGGGGTCTCTTCGTCCTCGATGAAGTCGCCCAGCTCGCTGTCTTCGGCATCGCCGACGACGGTGTGGATCGACACCGGCTCGTGCGACCGCGACTTGAGCTCGATGAGGTCGGCGACCTCCATGGCGACCTCTTCGGCGACCTCGTCGACGGTGGGCGCACGGCCCAGGTCGACGGTCAGGTCGCGCTCGGCCCGCGAGATGCGGTTGATGCGCTCGACCGTGTGCACCGGGATGCGGATGGCACGGGCCTTGTCGGCGAGGCCGCGGGCGATGGCCTGACGGATCCACCAGGTGGCGTAGGTCGAGAACTTGTAGCCCTGCGTGTAGTCGAACTTCTCGACGGCACGGACCAGCCCGAGGTTGCCCTCTTGGATGACGTCCATGAAGGGCAGACCGCGCTGCGTGTAGCGCTTGGCGATGCTGACGACGAGGCGGAGGTTCGCGGTGATCATGCGGTCCTTCGCACGCTCGCCGTCGTGCTGCAGCCAGCGGAGGTCGCGGAGCATCTCGGCGTGGGCCTTGGTGCGGTTCTTCTTGACCGCGTCGGCCGCCTGCAGCTCTTTGAGCTTCTCGCCGGCGAACAGGCCGACCTCGATGCGGCGGGCGATCTCGGTCTCTTCGGCTGCGTCGAGCAGCGGCATGCGACCGATGTGGCGGAGGTAGTCGCCGACCTGGTCGGTGGAGGCCCCTCGGACCTGCGACAGGACCTCGACCTCGGTGTCGTCGGTCGCTGTGGTGGTGTTGCGCGTGGTGACGGAAGTGGTCGTCATCGTTCTCTCCCTGCTCGAGTACTGACCTGGTGTCGCGTCGATTAGTTCGTGAAGCTCGTCGGCGTACTCAAAGTCTGGCGTGCGGGAGCGGGCCGCCAAAAGCTGGCGCAGGCCCTCGCGGGACTTCTCGGAGCGCACATCCAGAGTTTCGACACCGACGGGGTACGAAGGCGAACGACGTTTGACAGCAGCCCGGAACGGGTATAGGCGGGTGCTAGCACGGCGGGGGTACACATTCTCAGGTTGCTCACCGGAAACTCGGCCGCTGATCTGTCGGGGTGCGACGAACGGCACCGCGAGCCCGGGAGGCGCGGTGCCGTGACCCGAGGACGCGCGCGTCGGCGACGCCCCCGGTGGTGGGACGGAGCGGGGTCAGACCGCGCTGCGGCCGGTGCGGTCGGCTCGGTCGGCCCGAGCCGCGACGCCGGCCCGCTCGGCCAGGTCGCGCGACTCGGCGCGCTCCTCGGCCTCGGCCTTGGCGCGCTCTTCGGCCTCGACCTTCGCGTAGACGGCACGCTCGGTGCGGTCGGAGCGCAGCAGTGCCCGGACGATGAACCAGAAGATGAGGCCCACGACGATGGTGGGCGTCACGGAGAAGACGATGGCTCCGGCAAGGGACTCAGGCACCCGACCAGGGTACGTCGCCCTCCCGGGGAAAACCACGTGCACCTCTCGACGACGAGACGACGGAGGCGCGGTGCCCGACCGGCACCGCGCCTCCTGCACTCGACGCGCGAACCCTACTTGACGAGCGGGAAGAGGATCGTCTCGCGGATGCCGAGACCCGTGATCGCCATCAGCAGGCGGTCGATGCCCATGCCCATGCCGCCGCTCGGCGGCATGCCGTGCTCGAGCGCGGTGAGGAAGTCGTCGTCGAGGCGCATGGCCTCGGCGTCGCCGCGGGCCGAGAGGGCGGCCTGCTCGACGAAGCGCTCGCGCTGGATGACCGGGTCGACCAGCTCGGAGTACGCGGTGGCGAGCTCGAAGCCGCGGACGTAGAGGTCCCACTTCTCGACGACGCCGGGCTTCGAGCGGTGCTGGCGGACGAGCGGACTCGTGTCGACCGGGAAGTCGACCACGAAGGTCGGGCGGTCGAGCGACGGCTTGACGAAGTGCTCCCAGAGCTCTTCGACGAGCTTGCCGTGGGTCTCGTGCGGCACGACCAGGTCGACCGTGGCGGCGAGCGCCTGCAGGTCGGCGACCGCGGTCGACGGCGTGATCTCGACGCCCGCCGCCTCGCTGAGCGACTCGTACATCGGCACGCGGGCCCACTCGCCGCCGAGGTCGTACTCGGTGCCGTCGGCCAGGGTGACGAGGTGCGAGCCGGAGACGGCCATGGCGGCGTTCTGCACGAGCTCTTGCGTGAGGCGGGCCATCTGGTCGTAGTCGCCGTAGGCCTGGTACGCCTCGACCATCGCGAACTCGGGCGAGTGCGTCGAGTCGGCGCCCTCGTTGCGGAAGTTGCGGTTGATCTCGAAGACGCGGTCGATGCCGCCGACGACGGCCCGCTTGAGGAACAGCTCGGGCGCGATGCGCAGGTAGAGCTCGGTGTCGAAGGCGTTGCTGTGCGTCTGGAACGGCCGGGCCGCGGCGCCACCGTGCATCGTCTGCAGCATGGGCGTCTCGACCTCGAGGTACTCGTACGAGTCGAAGGTGCGGCGCAGCGACGAGACCGCGGCGGCCCGGGCGCGGACGGTCGCACGGGCCTGGTCGCGCACGATCAGGTCGAGGTAGCGCTGGCGCACGCGCGTCTCTTCGCTGAGCTCGGAGTGCAGGTTCGGCAGCGGCAGGATCGCCTTGGCCGCGATCGACCACTCGCTGACCATGATCGACAGCTCGCCGCGACGCGACGAGATGACCTCGCCCTTCACGAAGACGTGGTCGCCCAGGTCGACCAGTTCTTTCCAGTCGGAGAGGCGCTGCTCGCCCACCTCGGCGAGCGAGACCATGGCCTGGATGCGGCTGCCGTCGCCCGCCTGCAGCGCGGCGAAGCAGAGCTTGCCGGTGTTGCGGGCGTGCACGACGCGGCCGGCGAGCCCGACGACGTCGCCCGAGCGGCTGTCGGTCTCGAGCTCGGCGTACCGGGCGCGGACCGCACCGATCGTGTCGGTGATCGGCACGCCGACCGGGTACGCCTCGACGCCGGCCTCGAGCAGGCGGGCGCGCTTGTCCAGCCGCACCTGCTTCTGCTCCGACGCCTCGCGCGCGGCGGTGGCCGCGTCGTCGTCGGGGGTGGTGGTCGGGTCGGGCGCGGCGGTCATGTGTCAGGTGCTCCTGGGGTGGTGGAGGGGGCGGGAGGCGCGGGCCGGGTCAGGCGCGCGGGTCACCGAACGCGGTGGGGCCGTCGTCGAACGAGGCCATGTCGATGGTACCGGGGCCGACCGCGCCGCCGGCCTCGCCGAGGGCGGCGTCCATGGCCGACCGCATCAGCGGCGCGAGCAGGCGGCCGGGCTCGGGCAGGCCCAGCTCGGTCAGCAGTCCGACCGACTGGGCGACGATCGCGGCCGAGAACTCGGTGGCCGTCGCGATGGCCTCGGCGTAGCGGGCCCGGTCGGCCTCGGCGACGACGACGGGCTCGGCACCCATCTCGACGACGAGCGCCTGCCCGATCGGCTGGACCGGGGTCGGCGCGGTGACGGCACACCAGGCGTCGCGCAGCCGGACGAGGTCGATGGTCGTGCCGGTGAAGGCGAGGGCCGGGTGGATCGCCAACGGGATCGCCCCCGACGAGAGGGCGGGCCGCAGCACCTCGAGCCCGTGACGGGGCGACGTGTGCACGACGAGCTGGCCGGGCTGCCAGGTGCCCGTCGCCGCGAGGCCCTGCACGAGGTCCGCGAGCTGGTCGTCGGGGACGGCGAGCAGCACGAGTTCGCTGCGCTCGACGATCTCGGGCACGGTCAGCACGGGCACGCCCGGCAGGATCGCCTCGGCCCGGTCGCGGCTGCGCTCGGACACGGCCGAGATGCCGACGATCGCGTGACCCGCGGCGGCGAGTGCGGCGCCGAGCACGGGCCCGACGCGGCCGGCACCGACGATGCCCACACCGAGGCGGCCGCTGCGGCGGTCGGAGCCGCCCGCGGGCCGGCGAGGGTCGTCGCGCGGGTCACGCGGGGACGGGTCGGTCACGGGGTCTCCTCGCTCCAGCGGTGGGTTCGGTCGGCGTGGGCGGCGGCGACCGCCTCGCGGCCGGCGGTCGTGAAGAAGCCGAGGGCGTCGTCCTGGTCGAGCGCGCCGATCTCGGCCACGATCGGCCCCTGGACGGTGTGCAGGTGCACGGTCGCGAGCCGCAGCCGGCGGCGCAACGGACCCTGCACGAGCCCGACGCTCTGCACCCGGGGCAGCGGCACGATGACGAGCTGACGCCAGATCGCGCCCTTGCGCAGCAGCAGCGCGCCCGGCGCCGTGCGGAATCCGTTGCGGCGCCACGAGAACCAGCGCAGCACGGCGGCCCGCCGCGGCGACACGGTGAACCCGCCGTCGGTGCCGCTCGACCTCAGGCCGCCCTCGACGAGCGAGAGGGTGTGCTCGGTCGTCGCCTCGACGGCGTCGCGGACGGCAGGAGGCGCGGCCTCGCCGGCCACGGACGTCGCGTCCCCGAGCACCTCGCCACCGAGGGCAGGAGGCGCGGCCTCGTCGTTCGAGAAGGCGTCCGTGGCTGCGCCCGTCGCAGGCGCGCCCGTCGCGGAGGCGACCGCCTCGGGGACGTCGGCCGACGCGCTCGACCCGGCCCGCGCCTCCTCGGTGGCGACGCCCACGGCGGCCACGCCGACCAGCTCGGGCAGGATCAGTTCGAGGACGCGGCGGACGTCGTCCTCGTCGCCGACCGGCAGGATCGTCGTGTTCTCCTGCCCGGCGGCACCCTTGGTGCTCGAGCGCGAGGCGCGGTTGATCTTGACGTCCCACCAGCCGAACGGGCGCCAGAGCAGCGGTTGGCTGACCTTGACCGAGTGGATGCGGCCGGGCGGCAGCGTCTCGTTCGAGGTCGAGAACAGGCCGTAGCCGATGCGGACCCCGTCGCGCGTGCCGGCGATCGTGTAGCGCAGCGATTTCGTGATGCGGTTGACGTAGAACCCGCCCGAGCCCAGCACGGCCGGCAGCAGCACGAAGAGTAGGAACCACTCGCCCGTCGTGACCACGCTGATCACGATCGCCACGACGGCGGCCAGGAGGAACAGCGTGTAGCCGCTCAGGACGGTCGACCCGATCAGGCGGCCGGGCGAGAGGGCCACGACCGACTGCGGCGGCGCCTCGTCGGGGTCGAGCTCGGGCGCGAGGAACTCGTTCGCGCGCTGCTCGACGAGGCCGCCGAAGCCCTGCCGGTGCGGGGCCTGGGCGTCGGGGTGCCCGGGAGCTGCTGGGGTCGCGGTCCCGGCGACCGCGGCGGCGTGGGTCGCACCGCCCGTGCCCCCGGCCGTCGCATCGACCGGCGCACCGGCCGCGCTCGGGGCCGGTGCGTGCGGCTGCTGCGCCCCACCCGCGCGCCGCAGGATCTCGCGACGCAGGTCGTCCGCCGACGCCGAGCGCAGGTAGGCGAGGTTGACGTTGGCGTCCTGCCCGGCCTGGTTGACCTCGAGCTTGGCGGCGCCGAAGACGCGGGCGAGGAGCGGGCGCTGGATGTTGATGCCCTGGATGCGGTCGAGCCGTGCCCGCCGGTTGGTGCGGAACACGATGCCGCTGCGCACCTCGACCACGTCGTCGCCGACCCGGAACGTGTGCATGCGCCACGACAGCCAGAACCCGCCGACGAACAGGGCGATGACGACGACCACGGCCAGCAGCAGCAGGCCGAGCCAGCCCTGGTCGACGACGTAGCCGAACGGGTCGCCCTCGTCGCCCCGCCGGCCGCCGGGCACGAACAGCTCGACGACGTACTCGCGCGCGTTGTTGAACAGGATGACGAGCACCGCGGCCAGCGCGATGCCGCCCTTGAGCAGCGGGGTGGCCGGGTGCAGGCGGTGCCACTCGCCGTCGGTGAGGGCGGCGACGTCCGGAGGCGCGGGTCGGCCCCCGCCCCCGTCCGCACCGGTGCGGGGGTCGCTCACAGGCCGGCCCGCCGCGATTCGGCCAGCTCGACGAGGCGGTCGCGCAGCCGCTCGGCCTCGTCGGCGGGGACGCCCGGGATCGTCACGGCCGACGCGGCGGCGGCGGTGACGAACTTGAGGTCGCTGAGACCGAGCGCCCGGACGACCGGGCCCCGGTTGATGTCGATGAGCTGCATGCGCCCGTAGGGCACGGCGACGACCCGCAGGTACAGGATGCCCTTGCGCAGCAGCAGGTCGTCCTCGCGCAGCTGGTAGCCGATCGCCCGCACGCGCCGCGGGGTCAGGGCGGCCACGATCACGGTGACGACGACCACGACGGCGGTGATCCCGTAGCACCACCACTCGCCGATGAACCAGAGCGGGACGGTGGCGGCGGCCACGATCAGCCCGGTGACGAGGTAGCCGATCAGCTCGGGCCAGACGTACCGGGGCGAGACGCGGGTCCACTGCGCGTCGGGGATGTCGAGTCGGTCCATGTCGGCGTCTCTTCCGGTCGGCGTCTGTGTCGTGCGGCAGCGATGTCGTGTCGCGGTCTTGCCCTGCGGCCGTCTCGTCGTGCGACGGTCTCGTCGTGCGACGGCGGTGGGGCCGCGGGCGGTCAGACCGCTTGCGTCCCCGGGCCCTGGCCGTGCTCGTCGTCGGCGGGCGGGACGGTGCACATGCGTTCGGCGACGATGCCGGCCACGAGCAGCCCCGCACCGCCGACGACGGCGACGATCGCGGGCACGAGCGAGCCTACAGCGACCCCCACGCCACGGGAGAGGACGAACAGCAGGACTCCCCCGGCGAAGCCGCCGAACAGAGCACCGGCCAGGCTGCTCGCCTTGGCCAGCAGCAGCACGCGCGTCGCGTAGTAGGGGTCGACACGCTCCTTGCTCGACCCGGTCGCGACGCGGTGCACGGGCACGGCCATCGAGACGACGACACCGCCGATGCCGAGCAGCACGAGGCCGAGCGCGACGGGCAGCACGATCGACGGCTGACGCATGGCGACCAGCACCGAGTCGAGGACGAAGCCGGCGGCCACGGCCACGATGATCAGGCCGACCAGGGTGGAGGGGCGGGTGTGCTTCACGGGGCTCCTGGGCTGCGGTCGGGGGCGAGGTCGGTGGCGGGGTCGGTCGAGGCGTCCGGCGCCGGGTCGAGCAGCGAGGTCGCCCCCGGCACGGGACGGGTGCGCTCGGTGAGCCGGGACGCGAGGTCGGCGACCCGCCCTGCCCCGGCGAGCCGCGCCTCCGGGTCCAGCTGGAGCCAGGGCTCGAGCACGAACGCGCGCTCGGCGGCGCGGGGGTGCGGCACCTGGAGGCGCTCGGTGTCGATGCGCTCGTCGTCGAGGGCGACGACGTCGAGGTCGAGGGTCCGGTCACCCCACCGGACGTCGCGGGTCCGACCGTGCGTGGCCTCGATCGCCTGCAGCGCGTCGAGCAGGGCGTCGTCGTCGAGTGTGACGTCGGCGAGCAGCACGGCGTTGAGGTAGGTCGGCTTGCTCGGATCGAGGCCGTCGAGCGTGACGGCGGTCGACCACACGGGGGCCGACGCGGCGACCACCGTGATGCCGGGCGTCTCGTCGACGGCCCGGACGGCCTCGCGCAGCAGGGTGTCGCGGTCGCCGAGGTTCGAGCCGAGGGCGATCACGGCACGGCGGACGCGCGGCACGCTCACGCTCGGGCCGCCCATGCTCACGCTCGCGCTCGGGCCGCTCACGCGCGCTCCCGGCTGATCGTGATCGACACGTCGCCGAACGGCACGGTGATGGGGGCACCCGGCTTGTGCACGGTGACCTCGGTGGCGACGGCCGCTCGGTGTGCGAGGACGACGCCGGCGAGGCGCTCGGCGAGGGTCTCGATCAGGTCGACCGGGTCGCGTTCGACGGCGGCCACGAGCTCTTCGGCCAGCACGCCGTAGTGCACCGTCTCGCCGAGGTCGTCGCCGGACGCCGCGGGCGTGGTGTCGAGGTGCACGACGACGTCGACGACGAACTCCTGCCCGTCGCGGCGCTCGTGGTCGAAGACGCCGTGGTGGCCGGTCGCCCGCACGCCGCTGAGACGCAGCACGTCGAGCCCACGGGCGCGGAGGACCGGCACGTCGGCCGGACCGGTCGCACCGACGGGACCGGTCGCACCGACGGGCCCGGGCTCGCCGCCGCTCACGCGTGCCTCGCCGGTCGTCGGGGAGCCGCGGCGGCCTCGGTCCACGCCTGCAGCACGTCGAGGGCGGCCCGGGTGCCGGCGACGTCGTGGACGCGCACGCCCCAGACGTCGGCCTGCGCCGCCAGCACGCTGATCACGGCGGTCGCGGGGTCGCGGTCGACGGGCGGCGCCCCCTCGGGCAGGAGGTCGGCCAGGAACCGCTTGCGCGACGCGGCGACGAGCACGGGAAGGCCGAGCCGCCCGAGGACGTCGAGGTGGGCGAGCAGCTGCCAGCTCTGCAGGGCGTCCTTCGAGAACCCGAGTCCCGGGTCGAGCACGATCGTCGACGGGTCCACGCCCCGGGCCACGAGGTCGTCCACGCGTGCGGCGAGTTCGTCGGCGACGGTGCCGACGACGTCGCCGTCGTAGTCACGCGACGCGGCGGCGGGTGCGTGCCCGGAGCCGTCGAGCCGACCGCGCCAGTGCATGACCACGAAGGTGCGGCCGCTCTCGGCGACGACCCGGGCCATGTCACCGTCGGCGAGACCGCCCGACACGTCGTTGACGATCTCGGCACCGGCCTCGAGCGCGGCGGCGGCGGTCGACGCGTTCATCGTGTCGATGCTGACGCGCACCCCCTCGGACGCCAGTTCGCGGACGACCGGCAGCACCCGACGGAGCTCGTCGGCGGGCTCGACGCGGACGGCACCGGGCCGGGTCGACTCCCCGCCGACGTCGACGATGTCGGCCCCCCGCGAGACGAGCACGCGAGCGTGGGCCAGAGCGGCGTCGAGGTCGAGATGGCGACCGCCGTCGCTGAACGAGTCGGGCGTGACGTTGAGCACGCCCATGACGGCCGGGCCCGGCCGCCGGGCGGTGGACCGGTCGCGCGACCGTCGGAGGACCGGTTCAGGAGGCGCGGTGTGCGACCCCGGGCCGGTCGCGACCCGGTCACGCACCGCGGGTGCCGCGTGCGAACCGCTGCGCTGCCGCTCGGGTCGTGGCCGGGTCTCGAGCACGGGGTGGACGTCGTCGAACGACCGCTCGTGCAGCGGCCCCTCGAACCGGCCACCGGCCACGAGCCGACGACCCGAGCGGACCGCGGGGGCCTCGGACGTCGCAGGACCGAGGTCGCCGGTCGTCGGGCGCGCGTCGGCCGCCACGGCGGGCGGCTGCACGGCGGCCGACTGCACAGCGGCCGGCTGCGCAGCAACAGGTTGCGCAGCGGCCGGCACCTCGGCGGGAAGGCTGGTCGCGGGGGTCGTCGCCGGCGTGTGCGTGACGGGCGGCAACTGGGCCGGTGGACGGACGGCTGCGGTCTCGTTCTGCGCCAGGACGAGTCGTCCCTGCGTGATCGGACCCGCGGCGAGTTCGTCGGCGGCCGCCCGGGCGGAGGCGGGTGGCGCGTCGACCACGACGTCGGCCGGGTAGCGCTCACGACCGCGGGGTCGCTTCGTCGGTGCGCCGCTTCCCTCTCGGGCCGCAGCGGCCGGGCGGCCGCCGTCACCGGAGGCGGCGGGGGTGCCGCTGGACGGGTCGGTCACGAAGCGGTACCTCCGTTCGGTGCTCGGGACGAGCCCTCAGGCTAGCGACCGGCTGCGCCTCGGCGCAGCCGGTCGGGTCGATCGTCCGTCAGGCCGTGGCGATGCCGGGCGTCGTGCGGGGCGGGCGCGTGCGGGCCGGCTTGGTCGTCGGCTCGGAGTCGACGCCCCCGTCGACGGCTTCGGCGTCGACGGGCGACTTCGTCGGCATGGGGATGGCCGGACGGTCCGACACGGGACGCTTGTCGCTCGAGAGCCACTGGGGACGCTCGGGGAGCTTGCGGACGTCCTTGAAGATCTCGGCGAGCTCGTCGTGGTCGAGGGTCTCTTTCTCGAGCAGCTCGCGGGCGAGGAAGTCGAGCACGTCGCGGTTGTCGTTGATGACCTGCCACGCCTCGTCGTGCGCCTGCTCGAGCAGGACACGCACCTCGGCGTCGACCGTCTCGGCGATGTTCTCGGAGTAGTCGCGCGAGCTGCCGTCGCGGCCCATCATCATCTCGCCCGACGCCTGGCCGAGCTTGACCGAACCGACCTTGTTGCTCATGCCGTACTCGGTGACCATCTTGCGGGCGGTCGCCGTGGCCTTCTCGATGTCGTTCGAGGCGCCGGTGGTCGGGTCGTGGAAGACGAGCTCTTCGGCGACACGGCCGCCCATGGCGTACGTGAGCTGGTCGAGCAGCTCGTTGCGGGTGACCGAGTACTTGTCTTCGAGAGGGAGGACCATCGTGTAGCCCAGGGCCCGACCGCGGGGCAGGATCGTGATCTTGGTCACGGGGTCGGTGTGGCGCATCGCCGCGGCGGCGAGGGCGTGACCACCCTCGTGGTACGCGGTGATGAGCTTCTCGTGGTCGTTCA
This genomic interval from Frigoribacterium sp. Leaf415 contains the following:
- the folP gene encoding dihydropteroate synthase yields the protein MGVLNVTPDSFSDGGRHLDLDAALAHARVLVSRGADIVDVGGESTRPGAVRVEPADELRRVLPVVRELASEGVRVSIDTMNASTAAAALEAGAEIVNDVSGGLADGDMARVVAESGRTFVVMHWRGRLDGSGHAPAAASRDYDGDVVGTVADELAARVDDLVARGVDPSTIVLDPGLGFSKDALQSWQLLAHLDVLGRLGLPVLVAASRKRFLADLLPEGAPPVDRDPATAVISVLAAQADVWGVRVHDVAGTRAALDVLQAWTEAAAAPRRPARHA
- the folB gene encoding dihydroneopterin aldolase, with amino-acid sequence MSGGEPGPVGATGPVGATGPADVPVLRARGLDVLRLSGVRATGHHGVFDHERRDGQEFVVDVVVHLDTTPAASGDDLGETVHYGVLAEELVAAVERDPVDLIETLAERLAGVVLAHRAAVATEVTVHKPGAPITVPFGDVSITISRERA
- the folK gene encoding 2-amino-4-hydroxy-6-hydroxymethyldihydropteridine diphosphokinase, producing MSGPSASVSMGGPSVSVPRVRRAVIALGSNLGDRDTLLREAVRAVDETPGITVVAASAPVWSTAVTLDGLDPSKPTYLNAVLLADVTLDDDALLDALQAIEATHGRTRDVRWGDRTLDLDVVALDDERIDTERLQVPHPRAAERAFVLEPWLQLDPEARLAGAGRVADLASRLTERTRPVPGATSLLDPAPDASTDPATDLAPDRSPGAP